A DNA window from Maribellus comscasis contains the following coding sequences:
- a CDS encoding serine hydrolase domain-containing protein: MKRNRVKRGILFFVVVLIAAVVWFVWPRLPIITAFAAKGMCSSIFLADKEQARVQAEDLSFFPISLAKSVVDFDEKSVTSTVFGLAKRKAIYREGLGAVLVLDTPENELKKFEFQFPTPEYSQDTIFWPKGDLLPDTLPEGLNTVRLNELLDTCFDAPGSEPFKKTLGIAVVFNNQLVAEKYLDGYDYKTMFHGWSMTKTITGVLAGILADEGKLTVDEPAGFPEWNEDQHKNISVKDIIQMSSGLDWYENYFTISDATVMLMQNDDMLASILDNKVKYEPGTYWNYSSGDANLLSGIIRNRMNNDESYHKFIYTKLLYPTGMLHTKVETDAAGLFVASSYSYGSTRDWARFGMLFLNDGIFAGDTVISKSWVDFMKTPAKASNGNYAGTFWLKESNPEQALKDVPEDVFFADGFLGQRIYVIPSKKLVVVRMGYGYSNFDLNNLLGGIIKTLPVE, from the coding sequence ATGAAACGAAATCGTGTCAAAAGAGGCATCCTGTTTTTTGTTGTTGTTTTGATTGCAGCTGTAGTTTGGTTTGTGTGGCCACGATTGCCAATAATTACTGCTTTTGCAGCAAAAGGAATGTGTTCAAGTATTTTTCTTGCAGATAAAGAGCAGGCACGCGTGCAGGCTGAAGACCTGTCTTTTTTTCCGATAAGTTTGGCAAAATCGGTAGTTGATTTCGATGAAAAATCGGTAACCTCCACCGTTTTTGGTCTGGCAAAACGAAAAGCAATTTACCGGGAAGGTTTAGGCGCGGTGCTGGTTTTGGATACGCCGGAAAATGAATTAAAAAAATTTGAATTTCAATTTCCCACTCCGGAATATTCACAGGATACAATTTTTTGGCCCAAAGGTGATTTACTTCCCGATACTTTGCCGGAAGGTTTGAATACCGTGCGGTTGAATGAATTGCTTGACACCTGTTTTGATGCGCCGGGTAGTGAACCTTTCAAAAAAACATTGGGTATTGCAGTGGTTTTTAATAACCAGTTGGTTGCCGAGAAATACTTGGATGGCTACGATTATAAAACAATGTTTCACGGTTGGTCAATGACAAAAACCATCACCGGAGTATTGGCGGGTATTTTAGCCGACGAAGGTAAACTAACGGTGGATGAGCCGGCTGGTTTTCCTGAATGGAATGAAGATCAGCATAAAAATATTTCGGTGAAAGATATTATTCAAATGTCATCCGGTCTCGATTGGTACGAAAATTATTTCACCATTTCAGATGCTACGGTAATGTTGATGCAAAACGATGATATGTTGGCTTCTATTCTTGATAATAAAGTGAAATATGAGCCTGGAACTTACTGGAATTATTCATCGGGAGATGCAAATTTGCTTTCAGGGATTATTCGCAACCGAATGAATAACGATGAATCGTACCATAAATTTATATATACAAAGTTACTGTATCCAACAGGGATGTTGCACACCAAAGTTGAGACAGATGCTGCGGGACTTTTTGTGGCCTCTTCTTACAGTTACGGTTCTACACGCGACTGGGCCAGGTTTGGAATGCTTTTTTTGAATGATGGAATTTTTGCAGGTGATACCGTTATTTCAAAAAGTTGGGTCGATTTTATGAAAACTCCTGCCAAAGCTTCCAATGGGAATTATGCCGGAACATTCTGGTTAAAAGAATCAAACCCGGAACAAGCGCTTAAAGATGTTCCGGAAGATGTGTTTTTTGCTGATGGTTTTCTTGGTCAGCGGATTTATGTAATTCCTTCCAAAAAATTGGTTGTTGTTCGAATGGGATATGGCTATTCGAATTTTGATCTAAATAATCTTCTTGGCGGGATTATTAAAACATTACCTGTGGAATAG
- a CDS encoding TolC family protein: protein MKKLLTFIFLATIVLSGFAQNEQFFSLQECIGYSLQNHASVEVSKNNLKISEEGKKQAVGLYLPQVQGVASATDNLKLQTNVLSTDIEGMEEMEIQFGQKYSNNVYVDVTQTIYDQSKIFNIKATNEQLKIADFKDQQNDEQLIYNTAQAYFQVLICDASVEQLNENLVIYNQLADILKLQLDKGVAIETDYQRIEVNRQSVEYQLDEMKTQRINALNNLKFAMGFPLDKPLNVSESTDFESYVKFPVLPDWSVDSLTDYSINKVNVELQGINTKLTRSASLPKINAVARVGSQSMNGEFSGAFDNWHDYSYVGLSLNVPLFTGLRNSSKSRQERLNYENAVTNLQLFEQKYDLAFQNAQKSLLTSYNSLQRNEDNLELAQKLYSSTKLSYQKGAAPLTDFLNDDNAYKNAQSNYINSLYSYMIARLDFEKAKGTLFSFYNQLGNN, encoded by the coding sequence ATGAAAAAGCTTTTAACATTCATTTTTCTCGCAACGATTGTGCTGTCTGGTTTTGCACAAAACGAACAGTTTTTTTCGTTGCAGGAATGTATCGGGTACAGCTTGCAAAATCACGCTTCGGTTGAGGTTTCAAAGAATAATTTGAAGATTTCAGAAGAAGGGAAAAAGCAGGCAGTGGGTCTTTATTTGCCGCAGGTGCAGGGTGTTGCTTCGGCAACAGATAATTTGAAACTCCAAACCAATGTGCTTTCCACCGACATTGAAGGTATGGAGGAAATGGAGATTCAATTTGGGCAGAAGTATTCCAATAACGTTTATGTTGATGTAACGCAAACGATTTACGACCAGTCCAAAATTTTCAATATAAAAGCAACAAACGAGCAGTTGAAAATCGCTGATTTTAAAGACCAGCAAAACGACGAGCAATTAATTTATAACACTGCTCAGGCCTATTTTCAGGTGTTGATTTGTGATGCCTCGGTTGAGCAGTTAAACGAAAATTTAGTGATTTATAATCAACTGGCTGACATCCTGAAATTACAATTGGACAAAGGCGTGGCTATAGAAACCGATTATCAGCGTATTGAAGTAAATCGCCAATCGGTTGAATACCAGTTGGACGAGATGAAAACACAGCGAATCAACGCCTTAAACAACCTGAAGTTTGCAATGGGGTTTCCTCTGGATAAACCGCTGAATGTTTCTGAATCGACAGATTTTGAATCGTATGTAAAATTTCCGGTATTGCCCGATTGGTCGGTTGATAGCCTGACGGATTATTCAATTAATAAGGTAAATGTTGAATTGCAGGGCATCAATACAAAACTTACGCGTTCTGCTTCTTTGCCTAAAATAAATGCAGTTGCTCGTGTGGGAAGCCAGTCGATGAACGGCGAGTTTTCTGGTGCATTTGATAACTGGCATGATTATTCTTATGTTGGACTTTCATTAAATGTGCCGCTGTTCACCGGATTACGAAATTCGAGTAAATCGCGCCAGGAAAGGTTGAACTATGAAAATGCTGTAACAAACCTTCAGCTTTTTGAACAGAAATATGATTTGGCTTTTCAGAATGCGCAAAAAAGTCTCCTGACTTCATACAACAGCTTGCAACGGAACGAAGATAATCTTGAACTTGCGCAGAAATTATACAGCTCTACAAAGCTGAGTTATCAGAAAGGTGCGGCTCCGTTAACCGATTTTCTGAACGACGACAACGCATACAAAAATGCACAGAGCAATTATATCAATAGTCTTTACTCATACATGATTGCCCGCCTCGATTTCGAAAAGGCAAAAGGCACTCTTTTTTCATTTTACAATCAATTGGGAAATAATTAA
- a CDS encoding efflux RND transporter periplasmic adaptor subunit — protein MKRNKIIIIAVVVVAVGAITATLFSNKQKLDEANKVIDRSEIPVTVTSFKTKIGSLTSQTVLPAQLNPVEEATVSAEVSGMISSLKIDLGTKVRKDEVVGTIDTRIQQLNLQSTLLLKEKLKDDYKRAADLYEGKATTEVKLIESKYAYDNAEIQAAQIQQQINNANITAPIKGTVTSRNLKAGEFTGAGKIIATIVDISQLKATVFVDETEVYSLKNNQEVEVASSAFPEKKVTGKIIFISPSGDENHNYQVDILMNNQPEIFKAGTNVNVTISLGEKEETILIPKWALVADKEEPYVFVIRNGKAFERKIVTGLSQGENVEVVGGLAAGEEVVLSGQINLTDGSKVNVVEQ, from the coding sequence ATGAAACGTAATAAAATCATTATTATAGCTGTTGTCGTTGTTGCAGTTGGCGCGATAACAGCCACTTTGTTTTCAAACAAACAAAAGCTGGATGAGGCAAATAAAGTTATCGACCGTTCGGAAATTCCGGTTACTGTTACCTCCTTCAAAACAAAAATTGGAAGCTTGACCTCGCAAACCGTTTTGCCGGCACAGTTAAATCCGGTGGAAGAAGCAACGGTGAGCGCCGAAGTTTCAGGAATGATAAGTTCGCTAAAAATTGATTTGGGGACCAAAGTCAGGAAAGATGAAGTTGTTGGCACGATTGACACCCGAATTCAACAACTGAATTTACAATCCACTTTGCTTTTAAAAGAAAAATTGAAGGATGATTACAAACGGGCGGCCGATTTGTATGAAGGAAAGGCAACTACCGAAGTGAAGTTGATAGAGTCAAAATACGCTTATGATAATGCAGAAATACAGGCGGCACAAATACAACAGCAAATTAACAATGCTAATATTACTGCTCCGATAAAAGGAACGGTAACCAGCCGGAATCTTAAAGCCGGAGAGTTTACCGGAGCGGGGAAGATTATCGCAACAATTGTAGATATTAGCCAGCTAAAAGCCACTGTTTTTGTGGATGAAACAGAAGTTTATTCCCTTAAAAACAATCAGGAAGTGGAGGTTGCTTCTTCTGCTTTTCCGGAGAAAAAAGTAACCGGTAAAATTATTTTCATCAGCCCAAGTGGAGATGAAAATCACAATTACCAGGTTGACATTTTGATGAATAATCAGCCGGAAATTTTTAAAGCCGGAACCAATGTAAATGTGACCATTTCGCTTGGCGAAAAAGAGGAGACGATTTTAATTCCAAAATGGGCGCTGGTTGCCGATAAAGAGGAACCTTATGTTTTTGTTATTCGGAATGGAAAAGCTTTCGAACGAAAAATTGTTACCGGCTTGTCGCAGGGAGAAAATGTTGAAGTTGTAGGTGGATTGGCAGCTGGAGAAGAAGTGGTTCTCTCCGGCCAGATAAATCTTACTGACGGTTCAAAAGTGAATGTTGTTGAACAATAA
- a CDS encoding efflux RND transporter permease subunit, with product MNNNSKEVMTITELSIKRPLLITVAFVVMILFGVLGYLGLNYELLPKFDAGVITVRTVYMGASPQEIESSVTKPIEDAISATEGVDIVTSRSMQNMSAISVQLKNGVDDVNTQQDIERKINQIKSTLPEDADDPVVNRVSTDQFPVVNLSVSAAMTDADLYQMVDEDIVPILSNVSGVGQISVIGGVQRKVKVLLNNYKLDAYKIPVSQVYQALNAAAISLPGGKITSHEQEFSVWMDADLSTADMIRDIVIRENANGSRVQLKDIAEVSDATSTPVTINRINGQNGIGLQIYKTNNANAVEVSEGVKEKLEDLKGEYSSKEFAYEIASDQSDFTLSAADAVVHDLFLAVIIVSFVMLLFLHSLRSSLFVLVAIPSALIPTFIMMNVFGFSLNLMTLTALSLVVGILVDDSIVILENIFRHLEMGKDKVQAAIEGRSEIGFTAVAITMVDLVVFIPLAFTTGLIGNIIRQFSLTVVFSTLMSLLVSFTLTPLLAAKFGKLIHLSEDNLWGRINLGFERIIDSIKTVYGDMLHWVLHHKRYLLILVIVLIVGSLALVPTGFIGSTFIETGDNGQLSLKIELSSDMSLYQTNHAMKKAEEVILSHPEVRTAYSLVGTQTTAAGSTNNSNWGQIDLTMIDKTERDINVDNFGRLIRDELEEEIPGIKVTALPIGATGSANFPIQIVVKGPSLDEVKSSAGKIKDIVVSTPGTDYVDYSTQGERKQVQIEPDRDKLSSMGFTTQDIAQYLNLSFNGNDNIKMKEEGDEYEINFIMNDSYKQNVDDVENLAITNKMGKVVRLSQLADIDVVSASAVLERTNRLPSMTITSAAVGRPSGSIVADIQEKIEQTELPSSISIEYLGDQKRQTEAFSSLGAALIIGILLIYFIMVALYESLVYPFVVLFSIPVATIGAFLALGLTMNNLSIFTISGIIMLLGLVAKNGILIVDFANHIKEQGLTLTEVVVEAGKERLRPIIMTTVAMILGMLPLAISNSLGSEFKSGMAWVLIGGLSSSLLFTLFLVPSVYMIVEKMKIRFSSKKKTNEV from the coding sequence TTGAACAATAATTCAAAAGAAGTTATGACGATTACAGAATTATCGATAAAACGTCCTTTGCTCATCACGGTAGCATTTGTTGTGATGATCCTTTTTGGAGTGCTTGGCTACCTGGGACTAAATTATGAGTTGCTTCCGAAATTCGATGCCGGGGTGATTACCGTTCGAACGGTTTATATGGGAGCATCACCTCAGGAAATAGAATCTTCGGTTACGAAACCCATTGAGGATGCGATATCTGCAACAGAAGGTGTTGATATTGTTACTTCGCGTTCCATGCAGAATATGTCTGCTATTTCCGTGCAATTAAAAAACGGAGTTGACGATGTGAATACGCAACAGGATATTGAGCGAAAAATTAACCAGATAAAATCGACACTTCCTGAAGATGCAGATGATCCGGTTGTTAACCGGGTGAGTACCGACCAGTTTCCGGTTGTTAACCTGTCGGTTTCAGCAGCAATGACCGACGCCGATTTGTACCAGATGGTTGATGAGGATATTGTTCCCATTTTGTCAAATGTTTCCGGAGTGGGGCAGATTTCAGTGATTGGTGGCGTGCAGCGCAAAGTTAAAGTACTGTTGAATAACTATAAACTGGATGCCTATAAAATTCCGGTAAGCCAGGTGTATCAGGCACTAAATGCAGCTGCTATTTCGTTGCCCGGTGGAAAAATCACCTCGCATGAGCAGGAATTTTCAGTGTGGATGGATGCCGATTTATCAACCGCCGATATGATTCGGGATATTGTTATTCGCGAAAATGCAAACGGAAGCCGGGTTCAGCTAAAGGATATTGCTGAAGTTTCAGATGCTACTTCAACGCCGGTTACCATCAACCGGATTAACGGGCAAAACGGGATTGGTCTTCAGATATATAAAACCAACAATGCCAATGCTGTTGAGGTAAGTGAAGGTGTGAAGGAAAAACTGGAAGATTTGAAAGGAGAGTACAGCTCAAAAGAATTTGCTTATGAAATTGCTTCTGACCAGTCGGATTTTACTTTGTCGGCAGCCGATGCAGTGGTTCACGATTTGTTTTTGGCAGTGATAATTGTAAGTTTTGTTATGCTGCTTTTCCTGCACAGTTTACGAAGTTCGCTGTTTGTTTTGGTGGCCATTCCATCGGCGCTCATTCCAACTTTTATTATGATGAATGTTTTTGGGTTCAGCTTAAACCTGATGACACTTACAGCACTTTCACTTGTGGTGGGTATTTTGGTTGACGACAGTATTGTAATCCTCGAAAATATTTTTCGACATCTGGAAATGGGAAAAGACAAAGTGCAGGCTGCCATTGAAGGACGTAGCGAAATTGGATTTACCGCAGTTGCCATTACTATGGTCGATTTGGTTGTGTTTATTCCGCTGGCATTTACAACGGGCTTGATTGGAAATATTATTCGCCAGTTTTCGCTTACCGTTGTTTTTTCAACCTTAATGAGTCTTTTGGTTTCGTTCACGCTAACTCCTTTGCTGGCTGCAAAATTCGGGAAACTTATTCATTTAAGTGAAGATAATCTGTGGGGTAGAATTAATCTGGGTTTTGAGCGGATTATAGATTCGATAAAAACGGTTTACGGCGATATGTTACATTGGGTTTTGCACCACAAAAGGTATTTGCTTATTTTGGTAATCGTTCTTATTGTTGGTTCGTTAGCTTTGGTTCCCACCGGATTTATAGGCAGTACTTTTATTGAAACAGGCGACAACGGGCAGTTGAGTCTTAAAATCGAATTGTCATCGGATATGTCTTTATATCAAACCAATCACGCCATGAAAAAAGCTGAGGAGGTGATTTTGTCTCATCCTGAAGTGAGGACAGCTTACAGTTTGGTCGGGACGCAAACTACAGCTGCTGGTTCGACAAACAACAGCAACTGGGGGCAGATTGATTTAACCATGATTGATAAAACAGAACGAGACATTAATGTAGATAATTTTGGGCGGCTTATCCGGGATGAGTTAGAAGAAGAAATCCCGGGAATAAAAGTTACAGCGCTTCCTATTGGCGCTACCGGTTCTGCAAATTTTCCTATTCAAATTGTTGTAAAAGGCCCGAGTTTGGATGAAGTAAAATCGAGTGCCGGGAAAATTAAAGATATTGTAGTTTCAACTCCGGGAACGGATTACGTTGATTATTCAACACAAGGAGAACGTAAACAGGTGCAAATAGAACCCGACAGAGATAAACTCAGTTCCATGGGTTTTACAACACAGGATATCGCGCAGTACCTTAATTTGTCGTTCAATGGAAATGACAATATAAAAATGAAAGAGGAAGGCGATGAATATGAGATTAATTTTATCATGAACGACAGTTACAAGCAGAACGTTGATGATGTTGAAAATTTGGCCATCACAAATAAAATGGGAAAAGTTGTTCGTTTAAGTCAGCTTGCAGATATTGATGTAGTTTCCGCCTCGGCTGTGTTGGAGCGAACCAATCGGTTGCCTTCGATGACGATTACTTCAGCGGCTGTTGGTCGTCCATCCGGGTCTATCGTTGCTGATATTCAGGAAAAAATTGAGCAGACAGAATTGCCATCATCCATTTCAATTGAATATTTGGGAGACCAGAAAAGACAAACAGAAGCATTCTCCAGTTTGGGAGCAGCTCTGATTATCGGGATATTACTTATTTACTTTATAATGGTAGCATTGTACGAAAGTTTGGTTTACCCGTTTGTAGTGTTGTTTTCTATTCCGGTAGCAACAATTGGGGCTTTTTTGGCGCTGGGATTAACCATGAATAACCTTAGTATTTTCACCATCAGCGGAATTATTATGCTGCTGGGACTGGTAGCTAAAAATGGTATTCTGATTGTTGATTTTGCCAACCACATAAAAGAACAGGGACTCACACTTACTGAAGTTGTGGTTGAAGCCGGGAAAGAACGCTTGCGTCCAATTATTATGACAACCGTTGCTATGATTCTGGGAATGTTGCCTCTGGCGATTTCAAATAGTTTAGGCTCGGAATTTAAAAGCGGAATGGCCTGGGTTCTTATTGGCGGACTGAGCAGCTCGTTACTGTTTACATTGTTTTTGGTTCCAAGCGTTTATATGATTGTGGAAAAAATGAAAATTCGTTTTTCATCTAAAAAGAAGACAAATGAAGTTTAA